A window from Flavobacterium sp. 83 encodes these proteins:
- a CDS encoding DUF4331 family protein yields the protein MKKTKMILGLSLVAVSGLILVAADHVDAPAVTGNAADITDVYTFQGQDTNNLAFAVNTQGLLSPNATAAATFNENVMIEINIDNTGDNVEDLVIQAIKRDDKMYFFGPYAPTATGISSTIKKEAASGNVTISTYGATPIIAEKNGMKFFAGPRDDPFFFDLGQFKAILGGTASGFNNPGTDTFAGTNVLSLVVEVPKAMLGTSSTLNVWAETKKKQ from the coding sequence ATGAAAAAAACAAAAATGATATTAGGTCTATCGCTAGTTGCGGTTTCGGGCTTAATTTTAGTAGCAGCTGATCACGTAGATGCACCAGCAGTAACAGGGAATGCAGCAGACATCACTGATGTATACACTTTTCAGGGACAAGACACAAACAATCTTGCATTTGCAGTAAACACACAAGGATTGTTAAGTCCTAATGCTACAGCCGCGGCAACATTTAATGAAAATGTTATGATTGAAATCAACATTGATAACACCGGTGACAATGTTGAGGATTTAGTTATTCAGGCTATCAAAAGAGATGACAAGATGTATTTCTTTGGTCCTTATGCTCCAACAGCTACGGGAATTTCAAGTACAATTAAAAAGGAAGCTGCTTCAGGAAATGTAACTATTTCTACTTATGGAGCTACTCCTATAATAGCGGAGAAAAACGGAATGAAATTTTTTGCAGGGCCAAGAGACGATCCTTTCTTTTTTGACTTAGGGCAATTCAAAGCAATACTTGGTGGAACAGCTTCTGGATTCAATAATCCGGGCACAGATACTTTTGCAGGGACAAATGTACTTTCGTTAGTAGTTGAAGTTCCAAAAGCAATGTTAGGTACTTCTAGTACTTTGAATGTATGGGCAGAAACTAAGAAAAAACAATAA
- a CDS encoding DUF4331 family protein, giving the protein MKSNKFKLIAVAIVCAVVSVNCDNNDSTTDPVASLDFSGTFVQQDQMARPAINTVFIASGAPKDEFNAAIPSMMGAKYQSIFKSRLLALNAGYTTNALGQTADQLTGLLATDVLGVSKTAKTTFFDGTNILTGRALADDVIDVELLLIFGGPTGASNAGLTSDHVDANDKAFGVSFPYLATAW; this is encoded by the coding sequence ATGAAATCTAATAAATTCAAATTAATAGCTGTAGCAATAGTTTGTGCAGTTGTTTCAGTAAATTGTGATAATAATGATTCAACAACAGATCCTGTAGCAAGTCTTGATTTTTCAGGTACTTTTGTTCAGCAAGATCAAATGGCCAGACCGGCAATAAACACTGTATTTATTGCGTCGGGAGCACCAAAAGACGAATTTAATGCAGCGATTCCATCCATGATGGGCGCTAAATACCAATCTATTTTTAAATCTAGATTATTAGCTTTAAATGCGGGGTATACTACTAATGCGTTAGGGCAAACTGCAGATCAATTAACAGGTCTTTTGGCAACCGATGTTTTAGGTGTTTCAAAAACTGCAAAAACAACATTCTTTGACGGAACAAATATTCTTACAGGTAGAGCTTTGGCTGATGATGTTATTGACGTGGAATTGTTATTGATTTTTGGAGGACCAACTGGTGCTTCTAATGCAGGGCTAACTTCTGATCACGTAGATGCAAATGATAAAGCATTCGGAGTTTCATTTCCTTATTTGGCAACAGCCTGGTAA
- a CDS encoding anti-sigma factor domain-containing protein, with protein MEAKEYIESGILELYVYGLLSETENEEVATMAKNNPEINDEIIAIEKAIVALSSSFSPFISAEHYEKIKEKLELKHSKVIELESTRNWSQYIGWAAAVLLLVGIGYQYNQLEQTNTQVANTEVEKAKMEKDLNALQLKSKANETSLAVIRDVNNTVVPLGGQAVAPQSSAKVYWNKETKVVYVDAAGLPEPPEGMVYQVWALKLNPLTPTSIGLLDNFKVNDQKIFAVDNATDAEAFGITLEPKGGSLTPTMEQLYTLGKV; from the coding sequence ATGGAAGCAAAAGAATATATAGAATCCGGTATTTTAGAACTCTACGTTTATGGTTTACTCTCTGAAACCGAAAATGAAGAAGTAGCCACTATGGCAAAAAATAATCCCGAAATAAACGACGAAATTATCGCAATAGAAAAAGCTATCGTGGCTTTGTCTTCAAGTTTTTCACCATTTATTTCTGCGGAACACTATGAAAAAATAAAAGAGAAATTAGAGCTCAAACATTCAAAAGTTATCGAGTTGGAATCTACTCGCAACTGGTCACAATATATTGGTTGGGCAGCAGCGGTATTATTGTTAGTTGGTATTGGTTACCAATACAATCAGTTAGAGCAAACTAATACTCAAGTTGCAAATACTGAAGTGGAGAAAGCAAAAATGGAAAAAGATTTGAATGCTTTACAATTAAAAAGCAAAGCAAATGAAACTAGCTTAGCGGTTATAAGAGATGTTAATAATACTGTGGTACCTTTAGGTGGACAGGCAGTTGCCCCACAATCTTCGGCTAAAGTATATTGGAACAAAGAAACCAAAGTGGTTTATGTAGATGCTGCAGGATTACCGGAGCCTCCAGAAGGAATGGTATACCAAGTTTGGGCATTAAAATTGAATCCATTAACTCCTACAAGCATAGGATTATTGGACAATTTCAAGGTTAATGATCAAAAAATATTTGCCGTTGATAACGCAACTGATGCAGAAGCTTTTGGAATTACATTAGAACCTAAAGGCGGAAGTTTAACTCCTACAATGGAACAATTATATACGCTAGGAAAAGTATAA
- a CDS encoding RNA polymerase sigma factor, whose translation MTQDELLVLIYKKDEKAFTHLYDMYSKSLFAVINVLVKNREEAEDVLQEVFVKIWKNIDSYHESKGRFYTWILNIARNTSIDKLRSKNFNNSQKNLSSDNFVHLFDDSNKLVNKIDSIGIQEFVKKLKPKCIQIIDLLFFKGYTQQEASEELEIPLGTVKTHNRNCINDLRNYLKV comes from the coding sequence ATGACTCAAGATGAATTGTTAGTATTAATTTATAAGAAAGACGAAAAGGCATTCACACATCTTTATGATATGTATTCAAAAAGCTTGTTTGCAGTAATCAATGTTCTTGTAAAAAATAGAGAAGAAGCCGAAGATGTTCTTCAGGAAGTATTTGTCAAAATTTGGAAAAATATTGATTCCTACCATGAAAGCAAAGGGCGTTTCTATACTTGGATTCTAAATATTGCCAGAAATACTTCTATTGATAAACTGCGTTCTAAAAATTTTAATAACAGTCAAAAAAACCTTTCTTCAGATAATTTCGTACATCTATTTGACGATAGTAACAAACTAGTCAATAAAATTGATAGCATTGGGATTCAAGAGTTTGTAAAAAAGCTAAAACCCAAGTGTATTCAAATAATAGATTTACTGTTTTTTAAAGGGTATACCCAACAAGAAGCTTCGGAGGAATTGGAAATTCCTTTGGGAACCGTTAAAACTCACAATCGAAACTGCATTAATGATTTAAGAAATTACTTGAAAGTATAA